The following proteins are co-located in the Actinomycetota bacterium genome:
- a CDS encoding DUF1015 domain-containing protein has translation MAILRPFRGLFYNREVVGDISRVIAPPYDIIDEAKKQKLQERSPYNIVRLILPRDEEEKAFWNTSAAVYRAWKRGEVLLRDEAPCLYLHCQTFASPQGRITRTGIIGALRCMELGPRGVLPHEMTFPRTRSQRLYLLRSCRANFSQVFMVFRDGEEDVRQALDDVTTRPPFVEFVDDEGVEHRMWRVEDTGEIVRIAGALRAGNLIIADGHHRYETALAFSKEDPTIRDPGHPCKFVSATLVRSQDPGLVILPVHRVLKKLHLPLEETYRRLERYFELQVVQGNAAERRGSLAADLQREGRARFIMVTGREIMRLVLRRGVVPAREIEGKESRRWKELDISILHALVLKEVMGLQPERLAENGELSFTPWESEALDQVSSAKASVAFLVRPTRMEDIWEIASAGERMPHKSSYFYPKLPSGLVIYDHESAFS, from the coding sequence TTGGCCATACTGAGGCCCTTCAGGGGCTTGTTCTACAACAGGGAAGTGGTGGGCGATATCTCGCGGGTCATCGCACCTCCCTACGACATCATCGACGAGGCGAAGAAACAAAAGCTGCAGGAACGCTCGCCTTACAACATCGTCCGCCTCATACTTCCCCGGGACGAGGAGGAGAAGGCGTTCTGGAACACCTCGGCGGCCGTCTACCGCGCCTGGAAAAGGGGCGAGGTGCTGTTGCGCGACGAGGCGCCCTGCCTTTACCTGCATTGCCAGACCTTCGCCTCGCCCCAGGGAAGGATCACCCGCACGGGCATCATCGGCGCCCTCAGGTGCATGGAGCTGGGGCCCCGCGGGGTACTCCCGCACGAGATGACCTTTCCCCGCACGCGCTCGCAGAGACTTTACCTGTTGAGGTCATGCCGCGCCAATTTCAGCCAGGTCTTCATGGTCTTCCGCGACGGCGAGGAGGATGTCCGGCAGGCGCTCGACGACGTCACCACCCGCCCCCCCTTCGTCGAGTTCGTCGACGACGAGGGAGTGGAACACCGGATGTGGCGGGTGGAGGATACCGGGGAGATAGTGAGGATAGCGGGAGCGTTGCGGGCCGGGAACCTCATCATAGCGGACGGGCATCACCGCTATGAGACCGCGCTGGCGTTCAGCAAGGAGGATCCCACGATCAGGGATCCCGGCCACCCCTGCAAGTTCGTCTCGGCGACCCTGGTGCGCTCGCAAGACCCCGGCCTGGTGATCCTTCCCGTGCACCGCGTCCTGAAGAAGCTCCACCTTCCCCTGGAGGAGACATACCGCAGGCTGGAAAGGTACTTCGAGCTCCAGGTCGTGCAGGGGAACGCGGCCGAAAGGCGGGGATCGCTCGCGGCGGACCTGCAGCGGGAGGGAAGGGCGCGCTTTATCATGGTCACCGGCAGGGAGATCATGCGCCTTGTGCTGCGCAGGGGGGTGGTTCCCGCACGGGAGATAGAGGGCAAGGAGAGCCGGAGGTGGAAGGAGCTCGACATATCCATCCTCCACGCGCTCGTCCTCAAGGAGGTCATGGGGTTGCAGCCGGAGAGGCTGGCGGAGAACGGCGAGCTCTCCTTCACCCCCTGGGAAAGCGAGGCCCTCGACCAGGTGTCCTCGGCCAAGGCCTCCGTCGCGTTCCTGGTGCGCCCCACGCGCATGGAGGACATCTGGGAGATCGCCTCGGCGGGAGAGAGGATGCCCCACAAGAGCTCCTATTTCTATCCCAAGCTCCCCTCCGGCCTCGTGATATACGACCACGAGTCGGCGTTTTCCTGA